The Chryseobacterium sp. LJ668 genome segment TACATCGATATTATCCATTCCTACTCCACCTCTTCCAATGATTTCGATGGACGGACAGTTATCGATAATATCTTTTCTTACTTGTGTCGCACTTCTTACCAAAATTGTCCGGATTTTATGCTCATTGATATAGTCAACCAAAAATTCCTGCGGAACTTTTTTGGTAATCACTTCAAAACCTTTTTCTGTCAGTGCATCAATACCAGATTGATCTAAACCGTCGTTTGCTAAAACTTTCATAAAATATAGTTTATTTAAAAATTTGAAAGATTTTAATCTTCAAAAACTTCAATGGTTACCTGTTTCTCGATCATATCTGTGAACTTACCTTTATATCTCGTCGCTTTTACCAAGTGGTTATCAATCCAGTGATAGTTTCCTCCCCTCGGTTTTCCGCATAGTACGCTGTGGTATTTGAAGCCATGCTTATCCAACCAGTCGATTGTTATCTGCTTAAGATTTTCTGTTCTTGAAGTGAAGAAACAAATCTGGTGACCATCATCATACCATCTATTTACAGTTTCCAAAGCATCGGGATAAGGTTCACAAGTAACCATTCTTTCCGGCTCTTCATTGGGAACATCATCAGTAATTGTTCCGTCGATATCTATCAGATAATTCTTTACTCCATCCTTAAGGATCGGGCTTATATGCTCAATATATTCTAATTCCATCAATCAAATTTTAAATTGCAAAGTTACATTTTATCATTCAAATAGCTGTATTAATGTTCGTTTATGTTAAAATTTTAACTAAAAAATTAACTTTAAATAAATAAAATATCTACAAACCTTGCAGAATTCATAAATAACCTTTATTTTTTTCACTTTTAAAAATTATAAATCTGCACAAATATTAAAAATTATAAACAATTATTTTATGAAATCATGATTTAAACTTAAATTTGTAGGAATGGAAGAATATGTAGTTTTAGTAAATCCTGAAGATGAAGTTTTGGGTTTGATGGAAAAGCAGCAGGCTCATATCAATGGTTTGCTACATCGTGCATTTTCTGTTTTTTTATTCAACGATAAGGGTGAAATGCTGTTGCAAAAGCGTGCGTCAGAAAAATATCATTCTCCAAACCAATGGACCAATGCGGTTTGCTCGCACCCACGCTATGGTGAATCTTATCTTGAAGGGGCAAAAAGAAGAGTAAAAGAAGAGCTGGGAATTGAAACAGACCTTTCAGAAAAATTCAATTTTATCTATAAAGCAGATGTTGGCGGCGGACTTTGGGAGCATGAACTTGACTATGTTTTTACCGGAACTTATAATGAAGATTTTAAATTAAATCAAAATGAAGTGGAAGAAGTTCGATATACTTCCCTACAGGATCTGGATCAGGAGATTGCCGATCATCCTGAAAGATTTACAGAATGGTTTAAGATCATTTTAGAAGAATACAAACACAATTTTTAGCACTCATAATGAAAAAAACAGCATTTATTTTTGCTCTTCTGGTATCACTAAGTGTTTTCGCACAAGTAAAAGACACCGAGGTAATAGAAAGCGAAAATTACTCAATCACAATACCCAACACCTGGAAAACAACCAATGATGATGGTATTGTCAACATTTTCCCGACTAATCAAATCGGTGCAATTACGATCTCAGAATACCACGATCTGGAACTTCCAAAAACGGAAACCAAAAAATTTATTCTTGCGCTCTACAATTCTGCAGAGGACGAGAAAAATATAAAAAGCGGAAGCGGCAAAAAAGGTTTTACAGAGTATTTGTATGAATATTTTGACGAAAAAGAGAATCTTTTCTGGATCACTAAAGTATTTCAAAAAAATAAAGACCTATACATCATCAGCATCAATTGCCAGAAAAAATACTGGAATGGTAATTATATGAAAGTTTTTAACGAAACGTTTGACAGTTTTAAAATAAAGAAATAAAAATAAATATGAACAAAACAGCCTTATACGATAAGCACGTTTCTTTGGGAGCGAAAATAGTACCTTTTGCAGGATTTGATATGCCTGTACAATATTCCGGAGTGACGGAAGAACATTTTGCAGTAAGAGAAAAAGCGGGATTATTCGATGTATCTCACATGGGACAGTTTTTCATTGAAGGTGCAGGTTCTAAAGAGCTTTTGCAATATGTTACCACCAATAATGTAGATGCTCTTGAGAACGGAAAAGCACAATATTCTTGCCTTCCCAACGAAAATGGAGGAATTGTGGATGACCTTATCGTTTACAAAATGGAAGATGACAAATATTTTGTAGTTGTGAATGCTTCAAATATTGAAAAAGACTGGAATCATATATCAAAATACAATACTTTCGGGGCAAAAATGACGAATGCCTCAGACGAAATGTCTCTTTTGGCGGTTCAGGGCCCGAAAGCAACTGAAATTCTTCAGAAATTAACTGAAACAAATCTTTTTGAAATTCCTTACTATCACTTTACGGTTGGAACTGTAGCTGGAGTAAGTGATGTGATTATTTCAAATACGGGCTATACCGGAAGCGGTGGTTTTGAGATTTATTTTAAAAATAAAAATGCAGAACAGCTTTGGGATGAAATTCTGAAAGCAGGAGAAAGCGAAGGAATGATTCCTTGTGGATTAGCTGCAAGAGATACTTTAAGACTTGAAAAAGGTTTCTGCTTATACGGAATGGACATTGATGACACCACCTCGCCTATCGAAGCCGGATTGGGCTGGATTACCAAGTTTGACAAAGATTTTATTTCAAAAGAAACATTTGCAAAACAGAAAGAAGAAGGTGTAACCAGAAAATTGGTTGGTTTTGAACTTCAGGACAAGGGAGTTCCGAGACATGATTATCCTGTAGTAGATGCCGAAGGAAATGTAATTGGTAAAGTAACTTCCGGGACGCAGTCTCCGATGAAGAAAATCGGTTTAGGGATCGCTTATGTAGATAAGCCGCATTTCAAACTGGGTTCTGATATTTTTATTCAGGTTAGAAATAAGAATATTCCTGCGAAAGTAGTAAAGATGCCTTTCGTACAATAAGATAATCAATGGTGATAAGCTTTGCTTGCTCCGTACTTTTTAAACATAAAAACCACAGATCAATCTGTGGTTTCGTTTTTTAAGAGAAATCAGGAATTAATTCCCGTTGAAATGAGCTCTCAGGTTTTCAATGTTTTTCTTATCATTTCCGATAAAAATCTCTGTATCTGTAAGGAAAACAGGTCGCTTTAAGAACGTATAATGATCTAATAACAACTCTTTAAAGTCATCTTCACCCATTGTTTTCAAATCAAGCTCTCTCAACTTTATCTGTGTAGATTTTTTACTAAACAAATCCTCGTAAGAATTGGTAACTTTAAACATTGCTTCCACTTCTTCTTTTGTGATGGGCTCTTTTTTTATTTCACGCATCTCCCAGTCTCTCAGATCAAATTTTGCTAAAATTTTTCTGCATGTGTCGCAACTATTAAGATAAAATACTTTTTTCATCTATATTATAATTTATTATTTTTTTAAATATTAAAGTTCAAAATTGAACATTTTGACAATATAACACTTTAATACCTTAAAACACGAATAAAATCTGACCTTTTTGAAAATAATTAAATATCTTTAGTAAATATTATAAAAAATGGATAACAAACCTGTTACTTTTCAGTTTATTTCAGAGCCTTCAGATGTCAATTACGGAGGAAATGTGCATGGCGGAAGCGTTATGAAGTGGATTGACCAGGCAGGATATGCCTGTGCTACAACCTGGAGCGGAAATTATTCGGTGACGGTTTATGTAGGCGGTATCCGTTTTTATGAACCGATTAAAATCGGTGAAATTGTAAAGGTTGAAGCACAGGTAATTTACACAGGTTCTTCAAGTATGCATATCTCTATCAACGTTTTCTCCAGAAATCTAAAACAGCCGATTTTTGATAAGAAAACACACTGCATCATCGTCTTTGTGGCGGTAGATGAAAACGGTAAAAAACTTCCTGTGCCAAAATGGATACCAGAAACTAATGAGGAAAAGCAGCAGGAAATGTACGCCAAACGGCTAATGGATCTGAGAAAACAGATTGAAGATGAAATGAAACCTTTTCTTTAAAATAACTTATGAAGAGAATTGATTTTTTAAAGCTATCATCGCTAGGTTTACTAGGATTGTATTCCTTCGAAATTGCAAATTCATTCAATAAGAATAAACGTTTAGCTATACAACTGTATACCATACGAGATGCGATTTCTCAAAATCTTGAAAAAGCTTTAGAAAAAATTGCTGCTTTAGGTTATACAGATTTGGAAATTTATGGCTATAACGGAACATTTTTCGGGAAAAATAGAATTGAATTTTTATCTGTCTTAAATAATACAGGTTTAAAAGTAATCAGTTCGCATCACCAGACCGGAGTTCTAAAAAAGGAAAAAGGAACGTTATCTCATCATTGGGAACAATCTGTTGAAGATCTTAGTTTCATCGGTTCGAAATATATCGTATGTTCTTATCTGAATCCTGAAGAGAGGACTTCGGAACATTATAGAAAACTTCCTGAGCTATTAGATAAATCTGCAGAAACTTCTAAGCAGTACAAAATTCAGTTTGCATATCATAATCATGATTTTGAATTTGAAAAGATGGATGAGGAACAGCTTATCTACGACTTCATCTTAAAAAATACATCAGCAGATTTAGTCAAAATGGAGCTTGATTTATATTGGATAACAAAAGCCGATTTTGATCCTTTAGATTATTTTGAAAAATATCCCGGAAGATTTCCTTTGTGGCATGTAAAAGATATGCATAATGAAACCAAAAATTTCGCAGAAGTCGGCAGCGGAACTATTGATTTTAAAAGAATATTTGAAGCGAGAAAAAAAGCAGGTTTAGATTACTGGTTTGTCGAGCAGGACTCCAGCAACAGGGATATTTTTGAGAGTATCTTGATGAGTAAAAAATACATTGACGAGAATGATTTTTTCTTTAAGTAATCATTTGCAAAACAAAAGTCTCCCATCAAGGAAGACTTTACTATTTATAAATTTAATAATTTTAACAAGTAATTACTTGTGGACAACCGATGTACAGGCTGCAATACTTAGGTCCTGTAACGGCTCCCGTGCAGCTGCATCCGCATAGTGACAAATCCGGAGTACCAATTTTTCCTACACCTCCAACGATGTTTTTAAGATCAGCACTGTTTAATTTTTTAGCGTTTTTTAAATTTTGATTTAACATAATGATTTGGTTTTAAGTTGAAAAATAAAGGATATTAATTACACTGCAAAGTCATCGCAAGTGTAGACTTGTGGACAAGCAATATAAGTTGGGCAGTATTTCGGTCCCGTAACAGCACCTGAACAACTGCATCCGCAAAGCGATAAGTCTGGCGTACCACTAGCACCACCAACGATGTTTCTCAGATCAGCACTTTTTAATTTCTTAGCGTTTTTTAAAATTTCGTTTAACATAATGATTTGGTTTTAAGTTGTTATTCAAATTTAAACATTATTACGATATCACAATAAAAAATTTACATTATTACAAAATAACGTTTTATTTAAGCGAATCGTATTTTAATAATGAAGGAAGATGAATTATTTAATAAACTAAAAATCCCTCCAAATTTCTTTGAAGGGATTTTATTTTATAAATTTTTAAACTGAAATTATCTCGCAATATTTACAGCTCTTGTTTCTCTGATTACGGTTACTCTTACTTGCCCAGGATAAGTCAGTTCATTCTGAATTTTCTCTGAAATGTCGTAAGAGAGCTGAGATGCGATTTCGTCGTTCACTTTTCCGCTTTCTACCATTACCCTCAATTCTCTGCCCGCCTGAATTGCATAAGCACTAGAAACTCCTTCAAAGCTTAAAGCCGCAGCTTCAAGATCCTTCAATCTTTGAATATAAGATTCTAAAACCTGACGTCTTGCTCCCGGTCTTGCTCCTGAAATTGCATCGGCAACCTGAATGATTGGAGATAATAATGAAGTCATTTCAACCTCGTCGTGGTGAGCTCCAATAGCATTGATTACTTCAGGATTTTCCCCGTATTTCTCTGCCCATTGCATTCCTAACAAAGCGTGAGGAAGTTCAGATTCCTGTTCAGGAACTTTACCGATATCGTGTAAAAGACCTGCTCTTTTGGCCATTTTCACATTTAGTCCTAATTCTGCAGCCATCGTTGCAGCAATATTTGCTACTTCTCTTGAGTGCTGTAATAGGTTTTGCCCATAAGATGAACGGTATTTCATTCTACCAACAATTTTCACCAACTCTGGGTGTAATCCATGGATTCCCAGGTCGATAATGGTTCTTTTACCTACTTCTATGATTTCGTCTTCAATCATTTTTTTGGTTTTTTCTACTACCTCTTCAATTCTCGCCGGGTGAATTCTACCGTCTGTAACCAATCTGTGAAGTGATAATCTTGCAATCTCTCTTCTTACAGGATCAAAACATGAAAGAAGAATAGCTTCCGGAGTATCATCGACGATAATTTCTACACCTGTCATTGCTTCCAGTGCCCTGATGTTTCTACCCTCTCTACCGATAATTCTACCTTTTACTTCATCAGATTCTATATTAAAAACAGACACCGAATTTTCAATTGCCTGCTCAGTACCGATTCTCTGAATAGTCTGAATAACTATTTTTCTTGCTTCGCTTTTAGCATTCAGCTGGGCTTCTTCCATAATGCTCTGAACATGTGCTTGAGCTCTGGTCTTAGCTTCAGCCTTCATTGTTTCTACTAATTCAGCTTTGGCTTCTTCACCGGTATAGTTTGAGATTCTTTCAAGCATTTCTACTTTCTTCGCGGTTGCCGAATCTAGCTCTTGCTGTTTTTTCTCTAAAATTTCTGTTTTCTTAGCATAATCAGCAATCTGTCTGTCGAGATCTTTCTCTAATTTCCCTGCTTTACTAAGCTCATCATTCAGCTTATTTTCTTTGTCTTTGATCCTTTTTTCGCCCTCCTGCATTTTTCTTTCGCGAGATTGAATGTCTGCATCATGCTGAGATTTTAGCTCAAGAAATTTTTCTTTCGCCTGAAGATTTTTTTCTTTCTTTATTGATTCGGCTTGTACAGTAGCTTTTTCTATAAGATTTTCGGCATTTTTTGTTGCATCGTCTATAATAAATTTGCCTTTAGCATTAAGGGAGCTTTTAGAAAATACCATTCCTAAAACAGCGCCTACTATCAAACAAATAACGCCTATAATAATAGCGGTTGTTGTCATATATATATTGAGTTTTAATTGTCTAAATTTAAAAATAAAAAACCTACAATAATTCAGTGATTTAGAGTAAACTCCCGATCTCCACGATTTGATCTGATTTCTTCTCTCTGTAATCTGCGTAAAGCAGCACGCCATTGAAAAGACTTTCGAACATTAATTGTTTAGTGTTGAGTTTACCTTAATGTGTTAGAATTACTGTAGGCAGCTTTTCGGAAAATTATTTTCCCGCTTCATTCAACGTCTGATTAATTTTGGTTAATCGTTCGTTGGCCGAATGTATATTTTTTTCGTAGTTGAGAGATACAACTTCTGCATTGGTTCCCAATTTGAGGGCACACATTGCTAAAGCATCCTGTTTATCTCTTACATCGAAATTCTGTTCAAAATCTTTAATCATATTTTCAATTTGCTTCCCCACTTTACGGAGTGTCTCTTCCTCTGCTGCCGGAACATTCAGTGGATATACCCTTCCTGCGATGTTGATGGTTATTCTCCTTACATCCATTATAATCCGCTGTTTTGAAGCTGTGCAATACAAAAGTCTACTTCTTTTACCAATCTGTTGATATGGTTTTTCATGAGTCTGTTGTGTTCAGGATTTCCTGATATTGCCGAATACAATTTTATATTTTTCTGTTCTTCTGCTAATACCTGATTTTTCTTCCGCTCTTCATCATATTTCTTCTTCAAGTCTTCATGCTCTTTATTCAATTCTGATAACCTTTCAGAAAGATTTTGATGACTTTTATGAAGATTCAAAATCTTTTTTTCCAGTTCTGAAAAATTGTTTTCTAATTCTTGAAGCATTTCAGGTTTCTAAATATTCTAACTAATAGCAAAAATATGAAAATAAAAAGACTAACAAAAATAAATATCTCTATATTTTGGCTAAAAACAAAAAGGAGATGCCAAAGCACCTCCTTTATATATTAAGTTTTTGTTATATTATTCAAATTTCAATACAAACATAATAGCTCTTGTTTGTAAAGTAGAAACTGCTGCAGACCAATAAGGTGGCGTAGTAGCATTATCAGCAACCATTTCGTTGTTCATAAAGAATGTTCCTCTTACAGCCGGAGTCAGTTTAAATTTATTAAAATAAAACTGAATTCCCATCTCTGCAGACCATGCAAAGTTGTGTGTTGTAGATCTGAAAACCTGCTGTTGGTTATCGTCTTCTGAGTCTGAATTTGACTGTAAATTAACAATATAATTCACACCCGCAGCAAAATAAGGTCTTGAGTTATACCATCTTTCTCCATGAAATTCAAGCAATACAGGAACATCCACCAAAGTTGATTTAATTTCTCTTACCTTGTCTTTTTCAGTTAAAAAAATAGGTGTAAATGGAGCATTTGTTAAGCTTCCATTTTGATAAATATCGTTAGATTGTGTGTTGAAGATCAACTGTCTTTGAGCAAACTGCAAACCTGGTTCTAATCTTACGTCTAGGTAATCATTTAATCTGAATTTTGCGATCAGACCTGCCCCAAAGCTGGTACTTGCTTTAGACGTTACAAGATTCTGATTCTCACTCATACCATATCTTGGATTAAGCACGATACGGTAATCCAGTATGTTGCCATTCAGATAAAACCCCCAGCTGAATTTTTGCTGGTCAAAATCTTCCAGCTTATCCATCCTGTTACGAGTTCTAAATTGAGCATCTGCAAAAGTTGCTATACTAACTGAGGCTAAAACCAGAGCTTTTAATAGAAATTTATTCATAGGTTATTTTGTTGCTTTATAAATTGTGGCTATACCTAAACTTAATTTTTTATATTCTACTTTTTTAAATCCTGTGTCTAACAGTATTTGTCTCATTTTCTCTCCAAACGGGAAAGCATTCACAGAATCCGGCAGATAAGTATACGCCCTGTCGTCTTTAGAAATCAATCTTCCGATTGCCGGCAATATATTTTTAAAATAAAACATATAAAACGGTCCTAAAAAACCCTCTACTTTTGAAAACTCAAGAATGTACACACTTTTGTTTTCCTTCACTACTCTTTTCAGCTCTGCCAAACCTTTTGTAAGGTTTTCAAAGTTCCTTACTCCAAATGCAACGGAAACAGCATCAAATCTATTGTCCTCGAAAGGTAAATTTTCTGCATCACCTTTCTGCATAGAAATTTTGCCGTCTAATTTAAGTTTTTTTATTTTAATAACGCCAACATTTAACATTTGTTGCGATAAATCTAAACCAACGACTTTCGCACCCGTTCCTTTTTCTACAGCAATTGCCAGATCCCCTGTTCCGGTAGCCACGTCAAGAACTTCCTTAGGCGTGTCTTCCTTCATCATGCGAACGAGCTTATTCCTCCATAGAACATCTATTTTCATAGACAACGCATGGTTCAGCAAATCATACTTCGGCGCAATATTGTCGAACATATCCTCTACCTGGCTTTTTTTCGTAGCCTCAGAATTGTAAGGAGTAACTTTGTTGATATCGTTTGTCAAAACTTGTAATATTCTTTATAATAATTAAGGTAATCTTGTTTTCTGAAGATCTTTGAGCGGGATTCTACTTTATCAATATTCTTTATCAGCTTATCATAATCTTCATCTACATTGTAATAAAAGTCTTCTGTATAAAGCTTATTGAAGCGTTTTGCGCCTCCAAAATATGCCTTACCGTCTATAATCGTTTTATCCAACGCCAAAAGTAATGAATCTTTTTTAAGATTGTACCCATAAAATTGACGATTAACATAATAATCCTGATGAGCAATGTTTATAAGCCCTCTGATTTTATTTACCTCAAATGCAGAATCGTACAACAATTTCTTATTCTGATCAAAAACTTTTATTGAATTTTTGCCCTGTTTAAGGTTTACATTCACGTATTGCCCTGCCGAAATGATTCCTTCAGAACCGTTATTAATTTTGTAGTAGTAAGTATAAGGAGTAGGATTATCTACCAGGTAATAATTTTTTTTGGCTAAAAAAAAGAAATATACCCCAAAGGCAAATACAAAAACTGCAATTGCAATAAGTAACCCCTTCATTGACGGATTGTTTTTCATAGATTGTTGTGAACAATTTTTGCAAATTTAATAATATTTTTAATTCTTTCTTATTAATATTAATTATTAACTTTGCATCTTTATAAATCATTTAAACGAATGCCGAATACGATCATTATTGGTTCTGGATCTTACATTCCTAGCAGAGTTATTGGTAGAGATTTTTTTCTAAATTCTGAATTCTATACCGATGAAGGCGAAAAAATAGACAAGCCAAACGAAGAAATCATCTCAAAATTTGTAGAAATTACAGAAATTGAAAACAGAAGATATATTGGGGACGACACTTCAAACTCAAAAATAGGTTACGAAGCTGCGAAAGTAGCTCTTGAAGACGCAAAAGTAGACGGCGAAGATTTAGATTATATAATTTACGCCAGTAATTTTGGCGAAGTAGGCACTGACGGTGTTGCGAACTTTATGCCGAATATGGCAGCAAGAGTAAAGAATCATTTAGGAATTAAAAACAGAAAATGTATCACCTATGATATGATTTTTGGTTGTCCGGGCTGGGTTGAAGCAATGATTCTGGCAGATACCTTTATCAAAGCCGGTGTTGCTAAAACGATTCTTGTAGTGGGTGCAGAAACTTTAAGCCGCGTTACCGATCCTTACGACAGAAATAAAATGATTTTTGCTGACGGAGCCGGTGCAGTCGTCGTAAAAGCAACCGATGAAGAAAATGTGGGCATTATTTCTCATAATACCATCTGCGATAATGGCCCCGAACTGGAGTATTTAAGAAACGGAGGTTCTATCAACAAGGAATTCAACGATAAAAAGCTTTACATCAGAATGATGGGGAGAAAAATCTATGAGTACGCTCTTAAAAACGTTCCCACAGCCATTAAGGAAACTATAGACAGTGCCGGGCTTTCTATAAAAGATATTGATAAAATTCTGATTCATCAGGCTAATGCCAAAATGGATTATGCGATGATCGAAAGACTTCACAAGCTTTATGATGTCAAAGATTACGACCACGCCGTTTCCCCGATGACAATTCAGGATTTTGGAAATTCTTCTGTGGCAACCATTCCTACGATGTTTGATTTAATCATTAAAGGTAAAATGGAGGGTCATACGTTTAAAGATAAAGGGAACATTGTGATGACTTCGGTAGGTGCCGGAATGAACATTAATGCGATCGTTTATAAATTTCCTTAAGATATTTAAATAATTTAAAATATTAAAAGCACAGAGGAATTTCTTTTGTGCTTTTTTAAAACTCGTTTATGCAAAGAAACTTTTTATTTATAGCTGCTATCTTCTTATTTCTGGAAGTTTATATCTATCAGGCAATTAAAACTTTAACAGATAACTTATGGATTAAGGCAGGATATTGCATTTTGTCTTTAGCTGTTTACGGATTCTTTGCTTATGAAGTTTCTCATTTCCAAAGATCAGACAGAAGCACAATGAGAGCACAGATCATGATCTCATTATTTTTAGTCTTTATTTTACCAAAAATTTTTATCGTCTTATTTTTATTAATTGACGATATTTTCAGAACAGGAGGTTACTTAATCGGCTTAACCAAATCTACAGAAAACTTTTTTCCGGAAAGGAGAAAGTTTCTTAGTATTATGGGTCTTGGTCTGGGCGGTGTGCTCTCCGCATTATTTATTGACGGAATTACCTTCGGAAAATATAGGCATACGGTAAGAAGAGTAAAAGTTAAGATTAAAAATCTTCCTCTAAGCTTTAAAGGATACAAAATCATTCAGATTTCAGATGTTCACAGCGGAAGTTTTTCTGACCCGAGCAAACTGGAACACGCCATCGAGTTGATCAACGAACAAAACGCAGATTTAGTTTTATTTACCGGAGACATGGTGAATAACGTTTCTGAAGAATTCAAACCTTTCATTCCTCTTTTTTCTAAAATTAAAGCGAAAGACGGCAAGTTTGCAGTGTTGGGAAATCACGATTATGGCGATTATGTGACCTGGGAATCTCCTAATGCAAAAAAAGTAAATCTCGATCAATTAATCGAATACGAAAGACAGGCAGGTTTTGAAATGTTGATGAATGAAAACCGTGCCATCGACAGAAACGGAGAAAAATTATACATTTTAGGAGTAGAAAACTGGGGATTAAAGCCTTTTCCACAATTTGGAAAAATAGACAAAGCTTTAGAAAACGTCCCACAAAACGCTGCGAAAATATTAATGAGTCATGACCCTACTCATTTCGATTACGTGGTTAAAAAACACCCTGCAGATATTAGTTTAACACTTTCAGGTCACACCCACGGAATGCAGTTTGGTTTAGATTTAAAAAATATCAAATGGTCGCCTGTACAATACCGTTATCCAAAATGGGCAGACTTATACGAAAGTGAAGGAAAACTGTTGTATGTAAACCGTGGCTTTGGCGTTTTAGGATATCCCGGAAGAGTTGGGGTGTTGCCTGAGATTACCCTTTTGGAATTATCTTAATGATCTTTTTTAAAATATATAATCCTTCATCCTAGAAGTTGCCAATT includes the following:
- a CDS encoding LNS2 domain-containing protein, yielding MELEYIEHISPILKDGVKNYLIDIDGTITDDVPNEEPERMVTCEPYPDALETVNRWYDDGHQICFFTSRTENLKQITIDWLDKHGFKYHSVLCGKPRGGNYHWIDNHLVKATRYKGKFTDMIEKQVTIEVFED
- the idi gene encoding isopentenyl-diphosphate Delta-isomerase, whose product is MEEYVVLVNPEDEVLGLMEKQQAHINGLLHRAFSVFLFNDKGEMLLQKRASEKYHSPNQWTNAVCSHPRYGESYLEGAKRRVKEELGIETDLSEKFNFIYKADVGGGLWEHELDYVFTGTYNEDFKLNQNEVEEVRYTSLQDLDQEIADHPERFTEWFKIILEEYKHNF
- the gcvT gene encoding glycine cleavage system aminomethyltransferase GcvT gives rise to the protein MNKTALYDKHVSLGAKIVPFAGFDMPVQYSGVTEEHFAVREKAGLFDVSHMGQFFIEGAGSKELLQYVTTNNVDALENGKAQYSCLPNENGGIVDDLIVYKMEDDKYFVVVNASNIEKDWNHISKYNTFGAKMTNASDEMSLLAVQGPKATEILQKLTETNLFEIPYYHFTVGTVAGVSDVIISNTGYTGSGGFEIYFKNKNAEQLWDEILKAGESEGMIPCGLAARDTLRLEKGFCLYGMDIDDTTSPIEAGLGWITKFDKDFISKETFAKQKEEGVTRKLVGFELQDKGVPRHDYPVVDAEGNVIGKVTSGTQSPMKKIGLGIAYVDKPHFKLGSDIFIQVRNKNIPAKVVKMPFVQ
- a CDS encoding arsenate reductase family protein; protein product: MKKVFYLNSCDTCRKILAKFDLRDWEMREIKKEPITKEEVEAMFKVTNSYEDLFSKKSTQIKLRELDLKTMGEDDFKELLLDHYTFLKRPVFLTDTEIFIGNDKKNIENLRAHFNGN
- a CDS encoding acyl-CoA thioesterase produces the protein MDNKPVTFQFISEPSDVNYGGNVHGGSVMKWIDQAGYACATTWSGNYSVTVYVGGIRFYEPIKIGEIVKVEAQVIYTGSSSMHISINVFSRNLKQPIFDKKTHCIIVFVAVDENGKKLPVPKWIPETNEEKQQEMYAKRLMDLRKQIEDEMKPFL
- a CDS encoding sugar phosphate isomerase/epimerase family protein, coding for MKRIDFLKLSSLGLLGLYSFEIANSFNKNKRLAIQLYTIRDAISQNLEKALEKIAALGYTDLEIYGYNGTFFGKNRIEFLSVLNNTGLKVISSHHQTGVLKKEKGTLSHHWEQSVEDLSFIGSKYIVCSYLNPEERTSEHYRKLPELLDKSAETSKQYKIQFAYHNHDFEFEKMDEEQLIYDFILKNTSADLVKMELDLYWITKADFDPLDYFEKYPGRFPLWHVKDMHNETKNFAEVGSGTIDFKRIFEARKKAGLDYWFVEQDSSNRDIFESILMSKKYIDENDFFFK
- the rny gene encoding ribonuclease Y codes for the protein MTTTAIIIGVICLIVGAVLGMVFSKSSLNAKGKFIIDDATKNAENLIEKATVQAESIKKEKNLQAKEKFLELKSQHDADIQSRERKMQEGEKRIKDKENKLNDELSKAGKLEKDLDRQIADYAKKTEILEKKQQELDSATAKKVEMLERISNYTGEEAKAELVETMKAEAKTRAQAHVQSIMEEAQLNAKSEARKIVIQTIQRIGTEQAIENSVSVFNIESDEVKGRIIGREGRNIRALEAMTGVEIIVDDTPEAILLSCFDPVRREIARLSLHRLVTDGRIHPARIEEVVEKTKKMIEDEIIEVGKRTIIDLGIHGLHPELVKIVGRMKYRSSYGQNLLQHSREVANIAATMAAELGLNVKMAKRAGLLHDIGKVPEQESELPHALLGMQWAEKYGENPEVINAIGAHHDEVEMTSLLSPIIQVADAISGARPGARRQVLESYIQRLKDLEAAALSFEGVSSAYAIQAGRELRVMVESGKVNDEIASQLSYDISEKIQNELTYPGQVRVTVIRETRAVNIAR
- a CDS encoding cell division protein ZapA, yielding MDVRRITINIAGRVYPLNVPAAEEETLRKVGKQIENMIKDFEQNFDVRDKQDALAMCALKLGTNAEVVSLNYEKNIHSANERLTKINQTLNEAGK
- the porT gene encoding type IX secretion/gliding motility protein PorT/SprT → MNKFLLKALVLASVSIATFADAQFRTRNRMDKLEDFDQQKFSWGFYLNGNILDYRIVLNPRYGMSENQNLVTSKASTSFGAGLIAKFRLNDYLDVRLEPGLQFAQRQLIFNTQSNDIYQNGSLTNAPFTPIFLTEKDKVREIKSTLVDVPVLLEFHGERWYNSRPYFAAGVNYIVNLQSNSDSEDDNQQQVFRSTTHNFAWSAEMGIQFYFNKFKLTPAVRGTFFMNNEMVADNATTPPYWSAAVSTLQTRAIMFVLKFE
- the ubiE gene encoding bifunctional demethylmenaquinone methyltransferase/2-methoxy-6-polyprenyl-1,4-benzoquinol methylase UbiE; amino-acid sequence: MFDNIAPKYDLLNHALSMKIDVLWRNKLVRMMKEDTPKEVLDVATGTGDLAIAVEKGTGAKVVGLDLSQQMLNVGVIKIKKLKLDGKISMQKGDAENLPFEDNRFDAVSVAFGVRNFENLTKGLAELKRVVKENKSVYILEFSKVEGFLGPFYMFYFKNILPAIGRLISKDDRAYTYLPDSVNAFPFGEKMRQILLDTGFKKVEYKKLSLGIATIYKATK